In one Heteronotia binoei isolate CCM8104 ecotype False Entrance Well chromosome 1, APGP_CSIRO_Hbin_v1, whole genome shotgun sequence genomic region, the following are encoded:
- the MLLT11 gene encoding protein AF1q: MRDTINSQYNSFLYWRMPIPELDLSELERLELTDRAVYKPKGSYGNLMADRKKQGVFEEETDKDTLLQFNSFNFWRAPIASITALDFDLL; encoded by the coding sequence ATGAGGGACACCATCAACTCCCAGTACAACTCCTTCCTCTACTGGAGGATGCCTATTCCGGAGCTGGACCTGTCCGAACTGGAACGCCTGGAGCTGACCGACAGGGCTGTCTACAAGCCGAAGGGGAGCTACGGCAACCTGATGGCAGACCGGAAAAAGCAGGGCGTCTTCGAAGAGGAGACTGACAAAGACACCCTCCTCCAGTTCAACAGCTTCAATTTCTGGAGAGCTCCGATAGCCAGTATCACTGCTTTAGATTTTGACCTTCTCTGA